One window of Aerococcus tenax genomic DNA carries:
- the pnp gene encoding polyribonucleotide nucleotidyltransferase, whose product MSEKQVFKMNWAGRPLQIEVGQLAKQANAAALVRYGDTVVLTAVVGAKEAKEGQDFFPLTVNYEEKQYAAGKIPGGFIKREGRPTEHATLTARLIDRPIRPMFPEGFKNEVQVINTVMSVDNDCSPEMAAMLGSSVALTISDIPFDGPIAGVNVGRVDGNLVINPTLDQQAQSDLELTVAGTQTAINMVESSAQELSEEEMLEALMFGHANIKELCYFQEEIRQAVGQEKMPFEAEAFAPETEAEVYTRYHQKMVDAIQIFDKLEREEGVQAVKDEMIEFYDSQFLDDEDFVAKHNQIVALADKLEYDEVRRLITEDKVRPDGRKIDEIRPLSSEVGLLPRVHGSGLFTRGQTQVLSACTLAPLSEYQPLDGISPETERHFIHHYNFPQYSVGSTGRYGSPGRREIGHGELGHRALQRVIPSQEAFPYTIRLVAEVLESNGSSSQASICAGTLALMDAGVPIKAPVAGIAMGLIMDQEDNNKYTILTDIQGLEDHLGDMDFKVAGTRQGITALQMDIKIKGITEDILRESLAQAKVARMQLLDHLQGTLDAPRDHLSPYAPKIKMIQIKPEKIGEVIGKGGETIDKIIEATGVKIDIDDDGQVSISSSDEAMIDKAIEIIEELTLEIEVGQVFTGTVTRIEKFGAFVQLTPKQNGMVHISELQHKRTNKVEDVVQIGDQVKVKVIEVDNRGRINLSMKALTDKDAE is encoded by the coding sequence ATGTCTGAAAAACAAGTATTTAAAATGAATTGGGCGGGCCGTCCGCTCCAAATCGAAGTCGGTCAACTGGCTAAACAGGCTAATGCTGCGGCCCTGGTCCGCTACGGAGATACTGTCGTTTTAACCGCTGTTGTTGGGGCTAAGGAAGCCAAAGAAGGCCAAGATTTCTTTCCTCTTACAGTGAATTATGAAGAAAAACAATATGCTGCTGGTAAAATTCCAGGCGGCTTCATTAAAAGAGAAGGCCGGCCAACTGAACATGCCACTTTAACTGCCCGTTTGATTGACCGTCCCATCCGGCCCATGTTCCCCGAAGGTTTCAAAAATGAAGTCCAAGTGATTAACACCGTCATGTCCGTAGATAATGACTGTAGCCCAGAAATGGCGGCGATGTTAGGGTCTTCCGTGGCCTTAACCATTTCGGATATTCCTTTTGATGGCCCTATTGCGGGAGTCAATGTGGGCCGTGTAGATGGCAACTTAGTGATTAACCCAACCCTAGACCAACAAGCCCAATCTGATTTGGAATTGACTGTTGCTGGGACTCAAACGGCTATTAATATGGTGGAATCCTCTGCCCAAGAATTAAGTGAAGAAGAAATGTTAGAAGCCTTGATGTTTGGTCATGCCAACATTAAGGAACTTTGCTACTTCCAAGAAGAGATCCGTCAAGCAGTCGGCCAAGAAAAAATGCCTTTTGAAGCGGAAGCTTTTGCTCCAGAAACTGAAGCGGAAGTCTATACTCGCTACCATCAAAAAATGGTTGACGCCATCCAAATCTTTGACAAGTTGGAACGTGAAGAGGGCGTTCAAGCGGTTAAGGACGAAATGATTGAGTTTTACGATAGCCAATTCTTAGATGACGAAGACTTTGTCGCTAAACATAATCAAATTGTGGCCCTAGCTGATAAGTTAGAGTATGACGAAGTTCGCCGTCTAATTACCGAAGACAAGGTCCGTCCTGATGGGCGTAAGATTGACGAAATTCGTCCCCTCTCTTCCGAAGTAGGGCTCTTGCCACGGGTTCATGGGTCTGGTTTATTTACCCGGGGACAAACCCAAGTTCTCTCCGCATGTACCCTAGCGCCCCTATCTGAATACCAACCCTTGGATGGGATTAGTCCTGAAACCGAACGTCACTTCATCCACCACTACAACTTCCCTCAATATTCAGTGGGGTCAACCGGTCGTTACGGTTCACCAGGTCGTCGGGAAATTGGTCACGGGGAATTAGGTCACCGGGCCTTACAAAGAGTGATCCCTTCCCAAGAGGCATTCCCTTATACCATTCGTTTAGTGGCTGAAGTCTTAGAATCTAATGGGTCTTCTTCCCAAGCTTCTATTTGTGCAGGGACGCTGGCCTTGATGGATGCTGGTGTGCCGATCAAAGCACCCGTAGCGGGGATCGCTATGGGCTTGATTATGGACCAAGAAGATAACAATAAATATACTATTCTAACCGATATCCAAGGCCTCGAAGACCACTTAGGCGATATGGACTTTAAGGTAGCCGGAACCAGACAAGGGATTACCGCCTTGCAAATGGATATTAAAATCAAAGGAATCACTGAAGATATCCTCCGTGAATCCCTAGCCCAAGCTAAAGTTGCCCGGATGCAACTGCTTGACCATCTCCAAGGTACCTTGGATGCGCCACGTGACCATCTCAGCCCTTATGCACCGAAGATTAAGATGATTCAAATTAAACCTGAAAAGATCGGTGAAGTCATCGGCAAGGGTGGCGAAACCATCGATAAGATTATCGAAGCTACCGGAGTCAAGATTGATATCGATGACGATGGCCAAGTAAGTATTTCTTCCAGTGATGAGGCCATGATTGATAAGGCCATTGAAATCATTGAAGAACTCACCTTGGAAATTGAAGTCGGCCAAGTCTTTACTGGAACCGTTACTCGGATTGAGAAATTTGGCGCCTTCGTCCAATTAACCCCTAAACAAAACGGGATGGTTCACATTTCTGAACTCCAACATAAACGCACCAATAAGGTTGAAGATGTGGTCCAAATTGGTGACCAAGTCAAAGTTAAAGTCATTGAAGTCGATAACCGTGGTCGGATCAACCTCTCCATGAAGGCTTTGACCGACAAAGACGCTGAATAA
- the rpsO gene encoding 30S ribosomal protein S15 has translation MALTKEEKDAIIEKYATHEGDTGSAEVQIALLTADINNLNEHAKTHKKDHHSYRGLMKKIGHRRNLLAYLRNKDVTRYRNLIKSLGLRR, from the coding sequence ATGGCATTAACTAAAGAAGAAAAAGACGCTATTATCGAAAAATACGCAACACATGAAGGGGATACTGGTTCTGCTGAAGTACAAATTGCTTTATTAACTGCAGATATCAACAACCTTAACGAACACGCTAAAACTCACAAGAAAGACCACCATTCCTACCGTGGTTTAATGAAGAAAATCGGTCACCGTCGTAACTTACTAGCTTACTTACGTAACAAAGACGTTACTCGTTACCGTAACTTGATTAAGAGTTTAGGTTTACGTCGTTAA
- a CDS encoding aspartate-semialdehyde dehydrogenase gives MTKKYNIAIVGATGAVGEQLRYLLAQSKIPYDKVRLLASSRSAGKELSVGDEKYTVEELTADSFEGIDIAFFSAGGDRSKEFAPKAVEAGAVVVDNTSAYRMDEDTPLIVPEVNQEAMDNHHGLIANPNCSTIQMVMALRPIEKAFGLKRVIVSTYQAVSGAGTRAVLEMENQFRDILSGDSIDEPKILPVAGDEKHYQMAFNVLAQIDKFQDNHYTFEEMKMTNETKKILGRPDLPVSATCVRVPVVKGHAESVYIEIDRDDVTIEDLMAVLDQADNVIVEDDVKQQVYPQPVNAVNRPETFVGRIRQDLDVKNGFHLWIVSDNLWKGAAYNSIEIAETLIARNLI, from the coding sequence ATGACAAAGAAATATAATATCGCTATTGTTGGTGCGACTGGAGCTGTGGGCGAACAACTCCGTTATTTATTAGCGCAATCCAAGATTCCTTATGACAAGGTGCGCTTACTGGCTTCTAGCCGTTCTGCTGGAAAAGAATTAAGCGTAGGCGATGAAAAATATACTGTAGAAGAATTAACTGCTGATTCTTTTGAAGGTATCGATATTGCCTTTTTCTCAGCTGGTGGCGATCGGTCTAAGGAATTTGCGCCTAAGGCCGTTGAAGCTGGAGCAGTTGTGGTGGATAACACCAGCGCCTACCGGATGGATGAAGACACTCCTTTGATTGTCCCAGAGGTTAATCAAGAAGCCATGGATAACCACCACGGTCTCATCGCCAATCCTAACTGTTCAACCATTCAAATGGTGATGGCCTTAAGACCAATTGAAAAGGCTTTTGGCTTAAAGCGGGTCATTGTGTCGACCTATCAAGCGGTTTCTGGTGCAGGGACTCGAGCTGTTCTGGAAATGGAAAATCAATTTCGCGATATCTTATCCGGTGATTCGATTGACGAACCTAAAATTTTACCGGTAGCTGGTGATGAAAAACATTATCAAATGGCCTTCAATGTCCTGGCGCAAATTGATAAGTTCCAAGATAATCACTACACCTTTGAAGAAATGAAGATGACCAATGAAACCAAGAAAATCCTAGGTCGTCCTGATTTACCTGTTTCAGCAACCTGTGTCCGAGTACCAGTCGTTAAAGGTCACGCCGAATCCGTTTATATCGAAATTGACCGTGATGATGTGACCATTGAGGACTTGATGGCTGTTTTAGACCAAGCAGACAATGTGATTGTGGAAGATGACGTGAAGCAACAAGTCTATCCGCAACCCGTTAATGCAGTCAATCGTCCTGAAACCTTTGTGGGACGGATTCGCCAAGACTTGGATGTGAAGAATGGCTTCCATCTATGGATCGTTTCCGATAATTTATGGAAGGGTGCGGCTTATAATTCCATCGAGATTGCCGAAACCTTAATTGCTCGGAATTTGATCTAA
- the uvrB gene encoding excinuclease ABC subunit UvrB, with product MDGKFELVSSYQPSGDQPQAIKKLVEGVENNDKAQVLLGGTGTGKTFTMANVIAETNRPTLVLAHNKTLAGQLYSELKEFFPHNAVEYFVSYYDYYQPEAYVPSSDSYIEKSASVNDEIDKLRHSATSSILERRDTIIVASVSCIYGLVDPMEYKNHVLSIRQGQEVDRNDFMRRLVDMQYERNDIEFRRGTFRVRGDVVEVFLPSRDSEAIRVEFFGDEIDRIRQVDVLTGEVKNDVKHYPIYPATHFVVDYNKMQRAVDSIEAELEVQLKKFNDEGKLLEAQRLEQRTRYDIEMLLEMGYCNGIENYSRHMDGRAPGQPPYTLLDFFPDDYLLMVDESHMTMPQVRGMYNGDKARKEQLVDYGFRLPSALDNRPLKLAEFEERVNQAIYVSATPGDYEIEKSNGEVVEQIIRPTGLLDPKVEVRPIKGQIDDLISEINERVDRGDRVFVTTLTKKMSEDLTDYLEEVGIKVKYLHSDIKTLERTEIIRDLRLGVFDVLVGINLLREGIDVPEVSLVIILDADKEGFLRNERSLIQTIGRAARNENGHVIMYADTVTGSMQAAIDETARRRAIQEAYNEEHHITPKTIQKEIRDSIRITTAVNNAEENESLMDTIRGMNRNEKEEAVHNVELEMRQAAKDLNFEKAAELRDIILELKAEYKIK from the coding sequence GTGGACGGCAAGTTTGAATTAGTATCATCCTACCAACCCAGTGGGGACCAACCCCAAGCCATCAAAAAACTGGTTGAAGGGGTGGAAAATAACGATAAGGCCCAGGTCCTCTTGGGCGGTACTGGGACCGGGAAGACCTTTACCATGGCTAATGTCATTGCGGAAACCAACCGGCCGACCTTGGTCTTAGCCCATAATAAAACCTTAGCGGGGCAACTGTATTCAGAGCTCAAGGAATTCTTCCCCCATAACGCAGTCGAATACTTTGTCTCTTACTATGACTACTACCAACCGGAGGCCTATGTGCCCTCGAGCGATTCCTATATTGAAAAATCGGCCTCAGTCAATGATGAGATTGATAAGCTCCGCCACTCAGCCACCTCATCGATTTTGGAACGCCGTGATACCATCATTGTGGCTTCGGTGTCCTGTATCTACGGTTTAGTGGACCCAATGGAATATAAAAACCATGTCCTTTCTATCCGCCAAGGCCAAGAAGTTGACCGTAACGACTTTATGCGGCGTTTGGTGGATATGCAGTATGAGCGTAATGACATTGAGTTCCGCCGTGGGACTTTCCGGGTACGCGGGGATGTGGTGGAAGTCTTCCTGCCTTCCCGCGATAGTGAAGCCATCCGGGTAGAGTTCTTTGGCGATGAAATTGATCGGATTCGTCAAGTTGATGTTTTGACCGGTGAAGTCAAAAATGACGTCAAACACTATCCCATCTATCCGGCCACTCACTTTGTGGTTGATTATAACAAGATGCAAAGAGCGGTTGACTCCATTGAGGCTGAATTGGAAGTTCAATTGAAGAAGTTTAATGATGAAGGCAAACTCTTAGAAGCCCAACGTCTGGAACAGAGAACTCGCTATGATATCGAAATGCTATTAGAAATGGGCTATTGTAACGGGATTGAGAACTATTCCCGCCATATGGACGGTCGGGCTCCTGGTCAACCCCCATATACCTTGCTTGATTTCTTCCCTGACGATTACCTACTCATGGTTGATGAATCCCACATGACCATGCCCCAAGTGCGTGGTATGTACAACGGCGACAAGGCCCGCAAGGAACAGTTAGTCGATTATGGTTTCCGCCTGCCTAGTGCCTTAGACAACCGGCCTTTGAAATTAGCTGAATTTGAAGAACGGGTCAACCAAGCTATCTATGTTTCCGCTACCCCTGGAGACTATGAAATTGAGAAGTCTAATGGCGAAGTGGTGGAACAAATTATCCGGCCAACCGGTCTCTTAGATCCCAAAGTGGAAGTTCGCCCGATTAAGGGTCAAATTGATGACTTGATTAGTGAAATTAATGAGCGAGTCGATAGAGGCGACCGGGTCTTTGTCACCACTCTGACCAAGAAAATGTCAGAAGACCTGACCGATTACTTAGAAGAGGTCGGCATCAAGGTGAAATACCTACACTCGGATATTAAAACCCTCGAGCGGACCGAGATTATCCGTGACCTCCGTCTGGGCGTCTTCGATGTTCTGGTGGGGATTAACCTCCTGCGGGAAGGGATCGATGTGCCAGAAGTGTCTCTGGTGATTATTTTAGACGCGGACAAGGAAGGCTTCCTCCGTAATGAGCGGTCGCTGATTCAAACCATTGGCCGGGCTGCTCGTAATGAAAATGGCCATGTGATTATGTATGCTGATACCGTGACCGGGTCCATGCAGGCAGCCATTGATGAAACTGCTAGACGTCGGGCGATTCAAGAGGCTTATAATGAAGAACATCACATCACCCCGAAAACCATCCAAAAAGAAATTCGTGATTCCATCCGCATTACTACCGCAGTGAACAATGCAGAAGAAAATGAATCGCTCATGGATACCATCCGGGGCATGAACCGCAATGAAAAAGAAGAAGCTGTCCACAATGTGGAATTAGAAATGCGTCAAGCCGCTAAAGACCTGAATTTTGAGAAAGCGGCTGAATTGCGGGATATTATCTTAGAACTCAAAGCGGAATATAAGATAAAATGA
- the cls gene encoding cardiolipin synthase, producing the protein MTNWVNILIIAIILINTVSAIYTVFRQERPVATIWAWLLVLILLPGLGFVIYFFLGRKISDKQIFQLNEKEAMGMTTLVNKNIDDSGKQRFISDYDPELQELIILLYRSNFSILTANNEVEIFDEGKEKIEALLKDIAAAKHHIHIQYYILTPDEVGNRVLDALTKKAQEGVEVRLLYDALGSRQLKDKDLEALRAAGGVASAFFGYSTWIQNFRLNFRNHRKIVVIDGRVGYIGGFNIAKEYIGKGPLGYWRDTHLRVVGEAVQALQSRFVVDWYASTDEDTSLLLAEPELAHDYFPLFPVEDKVPMQIVSSGPEDETDQIKMGYLKMITMARSRIYLHTPYFIPDSPILEALELAALSGIEVHIMIPCKPDHPFVYRATEYYSKEVLASGVHVHRYDKGFLHSKMMIVDDRIASVGTANFDIRSFRLNFEVNAFIYDKAVVAELIAQYERDLEDSTVLTQEYFDNQSGWKKFKQKGSRLLAPIL; encoded by the coding sequence ATGACCAATTGGGTAAATATTTTAATTATTGCCATTATTTTAATTAATACGGTGTCGGCGATTTATACGGTTTTTCGCCAAGAGCGGCCAGTAGCGACGATTTGGGCTTGGTTACTTGTCCTAATCTTATTACCGGGACTAGGCTTTGTGATTTACTTTTTCTTGGGAAGGAAAATTTCTGATAAACAGATCTTCCAATTGAATGAGAAGGAAGCCATGGGGATGACCACCCTAGTCAATAAAAACATTGATGACTCGGGCAAACAGCGTTTTATCTCTGACTATGATCCTGAACTGCAAGAATTAATTATCTTGCTTTACCGCTCTAATTTTTCAATTTTAACCGCTAATAATGAGGTTGAAATCTTTGATGAGGGCAAGGAAAAAATTGAAGCCCTCTTAAAGGATATCGCAGCTGCCAAGCATCATATTCATATCCAATACTATATCCTTACTCCTGATGAGGTCGGTAACCGGGTCTTAGACGCCCTGACTAAAAAAGCCCAAGAGGGGGTTGAAGTCAGGCTCCTCTATGATGCCCTAGGAAGTCGTCAGTTAAAGGATAAGGATTTAGAAGCGTTGCGAGCAGCAGGGGGAGTGGCTTCGGCCTTCTTTGGTTACTCGACCTGGATTCAAAATTTCCGCTTGAACTTCCGTAACCACCGCAAAATTGTTGTTATTGACGGGCGGGTTGGCTATATTGGCGGCTTTAATATTGCTAAGGAATATATCGGTAAGGGGCCCTTGGGTTACTGGCGCGATACCCATTTAAGGGTAGTTGGCGAGGCGGTTCAAGCCCTGCAAAGTCGCTTTGTGGTTGACTGGTATGCGTCAACGGACGAGGATACTAGTCTTTTACTGGCTGAACCTGAATTGGCCCATGACTATTTCCCCTTATTCCCGGTTGAAGATAAAGTGCCTATGCAAATTGTTTCCTCGGGACCTGAAGATGAAACCGACCAAATTAAGATGGGTTATTTGAAGATGATCACCATGGCCAGGTCACGGATTTACTTGCACACGCCTTACTTTATTCCGGATTCGCCGATTTTGGAGGCCTTGGAACTTGCTGCCCTGTCAGGTATTGAAGTCCATATTATGATCCCATGTAAGCCGGACCACCCCTTTGTTTATCGGGCCACTGAATACTATAGTAAGGAAGTCTTAGCCTCTGGCGTCCATGTCCACCGTTATGACAAGGGTTTCTTGCATTCCAAGATGATGATTGTGGATGATCGGATTGCCAGTGTGGGGACCGCTAATTTCGATATTCGTTCTTTCCGCTTGAATTTTGAAGTAAATGCCTTTATCTATGATAAGGCGGTGGTGGCTGAATTGATTGCCCAATATGAACGTGACTTAGAGGATTCAACGGTTTTGACCCAAGAATACTTCGACAATCAATCCGGTTGGAAGAAGTTCAAACAAAAGGGCTCTCGTCTCTTGGCACCGATTTTATAA
- a CDS encoding energy-coupled thiamine transporter ThiT → MKSSQRLVIIVEGLLYLALAFLIQLIFPAVISEWGIALRIGYTLLIYYAFRRGNFAGSFAGLLLGAVSCIGLDNPADHIGQIIGMIIASGCLGIAGLFARNLQRTLHNRRMGSAYLNLVTGTILAWLSYFLVRFLTYEYLVSDLSLTTQVNFQQNALSALVNIALSLIILIVIMNVSAKNFIPKNTPYISRRERSRLLNDD, encoded by the coding sequence ATGAAATCTTCCCAACGTTTAGTGATTATCGTTGAAGGCTTACTTTACCTAGCCTTAGCTTTTCTTATTCAGTTAATTTTCCCAGCGGTTATTTCCGAGTGGGGAATTGCTTTGAGAATTGGCTATACCTTGCTGATTTACTATGCTTTCAGGCGCGGAAATTTTGCCGGAAGTTTCGCTGGCCTCTTGTTAGGAGCCGTTTCCTGCATTGGACTGGATAACCCGGCTGACCATATCGGTCAAATTATTGGTATGATTATCGCTAGTGGTTGTTTAGGCATTGCGGGTCTCTTTGCCCGTAATTTACAACGGACCTTGCATAATCGCCGGATGGGGTCGGCCTATCTTAACTTGGTAACCGGCACTATCCTGGCATGGCTATCCTATTTCTTAGTACGTTTCCTGACTTATGAATATTTAGTCAGTGATCTTAGCCTAACCACCCAGGTTAACTTCCAACAAAATGCCCTGTCAGCCTTGGTGAATATTGCCCTTAGCCTGATTATCTTGATTGTGATTATGAATGTTTCGGCTAAGAACTTTATCCCTAAAAATACGCCTTATATATCAAGGCGTGAGCGTTCTCGCTTACTGAATGATGATTAA
- the rpsT gene encoding 30S ribosomal protein S20 — protein MANIASAIKRVRQNEKNAAVNSAKVSEMRTAIKRFETAVQEGADNVEELHQHAQKLVDQAVSKNLIHANKASRINSRMAQKLNK, from the coding sequence ATGGCAAACATTGCATCAGCTATTAAACGCGTACGTCAAAACGAAAAGAACGCTGCAGTAAACTCTGCAAAAGTCAGCGAAATGCGTACCGCTATTAAACGTTTCGAAACTGCTGTCCAAGAAGGCGCAGACAACGTCGAAGAATTACACCAACATGCTCAAAAATTAGTGGACCAAGCAGTTTCTAAGAACTTAATCCACGCTAATAAAGCAAGCCGTATTAATTCACGTATGGCTCAAAAATTAAACAAATAA
- a CDS encoding phosphatase PAP2 family protein, producing the protein MKHLDRTFFPHLLGSLLALIPFALICLTAAIHPAFIQGADQAIGGALFAWGPQWWQTFVTYFTEMGTTVYIIIVALIISAILYYFRYRFLGIWFSSQLILGVLLGNQSIKYIVKRPRPSFIQPLIEQGGYSFPSAHSMGSVLMYGGLCLIAFYFVRSYKKRQILGIAAGILCLAIALSRVYLGVHYFSDIVAGLSLGVAWLSLSSTLLPAFPRAIKDEPTDQEGEQAEDWGDEPESPDPAEEEESTPQLHVIHSKSEDPDTQDRFITSLDTAEGQDLADDLEKLEAEPDPSDDNKD; encoded by the coding sequence ATGAAACATTTAGATCGAACATTCTTCCCCCATTTACTCGGCTCGCTACTTGCCTTGATCCCCTTCGCCTTAATTTGTTTAACGGCAGCCATCCATCCTGCCTTTATCCAAGGGGCTGATCAGGCGATTGGCGGAGCACTATTTGCTTGGGGGCCTCAGTGGTGGCAGACCTTTGTCACTTACTTCACCGAAATGGGGACCACGGTTTATATTATTATTGTCGCCCTCATTATCAGTGCCATTCTCTATTACTTCAGGTACCGTTTCCTAGGGATTTGGTTTTCTAGCCAACTTATTCTTGGTGTCCTGCTCGGTAACCAAAGTATTAAGTATATTGTGAAACGTCCACGCCCTAGTTTCATCCAACCCCTTATTGAACAAGGCGGTTATTCCTTCCCTAGCGCCCATTCCATGGGGAGCGTCTTAATGTATGGGGGCTTGTGCTTAATTGCTTTTTACTTTGTCCGTTCTTACAAGAAGCGACAAATTTTAGGAATTGCTGCAGGGATCCTCTGCCTAGCCATTGCCCTCAGCCGGGTCTATCTTGGCGTTCATTATTTTTCCGACATCGTGGCCGGCTTATCCTTAGGGGTAGCCTGGTTAAGCTTATCCAGCACTCTCTTACCTGCTTTTCCGAGGGCTATTAAAGATGAGCCAACTGACCAAGAAGGCGAGCAAGCCGAAGACTGGGGAGATGAACCAGAAAGTCCTGATCCAGCTGAAGAGGAAGAATCCACGCCCCAGCTCCATGTTATCCACAGTAAGAGTGAGGATCCAGACACACAGGACCGCTTCATCACTAGCTTAGACACTGCTGAGGGCCAAGACTTAGCTGACGATTTAGAGAAATTGGAAGCAGAGCCTGACCCTAGTGATGACAATAAGGACTAG
- a CDS encoding ribonuclease J, whose protein sequence is MSGISIIPLGGVREDGKNMYLVEVNDKIFILDCGLIFPPDEMLGVDIMIPDFTYVIEHKDKVAGVFLSHGHADAIGALPYLLKEVNVPVFGTELTIELAKINCKKRGVKNFKDFYVIDDSNEIDFDDAVVKFFSTTHTVPESLGIAVQTEEGSIVYTGDFKFDLTVGDGYKTSFNRIGEIASSGVIALLSDSQHADSYFENTSEEKLEQAILKEVDKASGRVVLATVDSNILRIQQVLNVARATNRHVFLSGDQIEEIIDVAIRLNKLTIPSKNLIQPNDNLKNFADDEIIILETGEYGEILTNLQAMSKGSHKNIKIQKGDLVLITSSPSVGLETVMADTEDEIYRAGGHALQVLSAYKSSGHASPKDLEVLIGLFNPDYVVPVSGEYRLLHAHGKIAQSLGYDDDHIFLLEKGDVLKYEKGKLRLASSVPSENVLVDGSGVGDIGNIVLRDRRILSEDGIFVIVLTISRSQGKILSQPEIISRGFVFMKESTDLLNASKELVREEVEKALADPKNFDWADLKGKIREVVAKYLYKETNRRPMVLPVIMESSHRRGKRNFKKENQKNSSNQKNNSNQKNNSKKNNKPNPKNKRNKNHKQKQDAKS, encoded by the coding sequence ATGAGTGGAATAAGTATTATTCCATTGGGTGGTGTTCGTGAAGATGGTAAGAACATGTACCTGGTCGAAGTCAATGATAAGATCTTTATCTTGGACTGTGGCCTAATCTTCCCACCTGATGAAATGTTAGGGGTCGATATCATGATCCCTGATTTTACCTATGTCATCGAACACAAGGATAAGGTAGCTGGGGTCTTTTTGAGCCACGGCCATGCTGATGCGATTGGGGCCCTGCCTTATCTCTTAAAAGAGGTTAATGTTCCTGTCTTTGGGACGGAATTGACCATTGAATTAGCTAAGATCAATTGTAAGAAGCGTGGGGTGAAGAACTTCAAAGACTTCTACGTGATCGATGATTCTAACGAGATTGATTTTGATGATGCTGTGGTTAAGTTCTTCAGTACGACCCACACGGTCCCAGAATCATTGGGGATTGCAGTCCAAACTGAAGAAGGCAGCATCGTCTATACCGGGGACTTCAAATTTGATTTGACGGTTGGTGATGGTTATAAGACCAGCTTTAACCGCATTGGCGAAATTGCCTCATCTGGCGTAATTGCCCTCTTGAGTGATTCCCAACATGCGGATTCCTATTTTGAGAATACCTCGGAAGAAAAACTGGAACAGGCCATTTTAAAGGAAGTGGACAAGGCTAGTGGACGGGTCGTCTTAGCCACGGTGGATAGTAATATATTACGGATCCAACAAGTCTTAAATGTGGCGCGGGCAACTAACCGCCATGTCTTCTTATCAGGCGACCAAATTGAAGAAATTATCGATGTGGCCATTCGCTTGAACAAGCTCACCATCCCTTCCAAGAACCTGATCCAACCTAATGACAATTTAAAGAACTTTGCTGACGATGAAATTATTATCTTGGAGACTGGCGAATACGGGGAAATCCTAACCAATTTACAAGCCATGTCCAAGGGCTCGCACAAGAATATTAAAATTCAAAAGGGCGACTTAGTCTTGATTACTTCGAGTCCATCCGTGGGCTTAGAAACCGTGATGGCTGATACTGAAGATGAGATCTACCGGGCTGGTGGCCATGCCCTCCAAGTCTTATCGGCTTATAAATCCAGTGGTCACGCTTCACCCAAGGATTTGGAAGTCTTGATTGGCCTTTTCAACCCAGACTATGTGGTGCCGGTGTCGGGAGAATACCGTCTCTTACATGCTCACGGCAAAATTGCTCAAAGCCTGGGCTATGATGATGACCATATCTTCCTACTTGAAAAGGGTGACGTCCTTAAATATGAAAAAGGTAAGCTCCGCCTAGCCAGCTCAGTTCCGTCTGAGAATGTCTTGGTTGATGGGAGTGGGGTTGGCGATATTGGTAATATTGTCTTACGTGACCGCCGGATTCTCTCAGAAGATGGGATCTTTGTGATTGTCTTGACCATTTCGAGAAGCCAAGGCAAGATTCTTTCCCAACCGGAAATTATTTCTCGAGGCTTTGTCTTTATGAAGGAAAGTACCGACCTCCTTAACGCCAGCAAGGAACTGGTGCGTGAAGAGGTTGAGAAGGCCTTAGCAGATCCGAAGAACTTTGACTGGGCCGACTTAAAGGGTAAAATTCGGGAAGTAGTGGCTAAATACCTCTACAAGGAAACCAACCGCCGTCCCATGGTCTTACCGGTGATCATGGAATCTTCTCACCGTCGCGGTAAGCGTAACTTCAAGAAAGAAAACCAAAAGAATAGTTCCAATCAAAAGAACAATTCCAACCAAAAAAATAACTCCAAGAAAAATAATAAACCGAATCCAAAAAACAAGCGCAATAAAAATCACAAGCAGAAACAAGATGCGAAATCCTAG